The DNA window TTGGCAACAGGTGTGTTTTGTTAATTAAATTGACTAATATGCGGAGACAAATTATAAGTTAGAGttatttcttgttgtcTTGTATTCTGTAGATAACAGCTCTTCAAGTTCTAATTGGTGCTTCTATAATAATCTCTAATGGGTACATATAAATGTGTATTTAGTGTTTATATTTGGAAAGTTGACAATTTTCGATAAAATTAGGAGTGTAAATCggaagaaaaatttgaagagatttttttggtatgAAACATGCAACTTTCACATTTTCAAAGAATTCAAACTCATACACAATTGTTATTCATATCCACTTTGAAATGTGTTAACTACTAGGttttctaataattgaaatttagtatttcttttttttcttttttcaacaatacaAAGACATTTTAATGTATTCTCTGTGTATATGCAATTTTTCACAACACTTTGCATTTACACACTTGCTTCATATgtatttataaattgtttatgtATAGctatttaaaaattaagTAACACTACTCGAATGGGGAACTccttttttaaatattttaaaacttCTTTATTCACTAACACTGAAAGGAAGAACGCTTGACATTCAATactgcaaaaaaattgaaatacCGTTGCTTTTTAGTATATACCTTTCTTTACGTTTAACTCACAACTTGACAGGAGGCTAATTGACAGAATAAATGTAAGCTATCAAAAAAAGGGCTTTAAAATAACGAaagtcttttttttttttgggtcGCTTACCTTTTAGTTTTACGCCTCAACTACTACAATAAGATTCAAATTCAGGTGGGGTTCCGGCCACcatattctatttttaaGCACTTGCTAGCTGGTTTTAGAATTCTTAATGTGTGTTTACCCAAGAGATCTATTCAAAAGCTTGGCATTACTCTTTTGCTTTCACCACACAGTTTTGCAAACACCATTGTTGTTAGAATTAGCAGCCAAACAAACTACACACCACTAGTGCATATCATGGACCAACCAAATAACTAATAACAAAAGAACAGATAATctttaattcaataaacCAATACCCACATAACTAACTATACCCAACAAATGAAATGCAATACCTAATGAACAGTAATTTTCACTCTATAAATACTCCATTGAAGTTACCTCAAATgttctatttttttcttttttaattcatcattaacaacaactcaACTTATCATTAAATGAAGTTTTCTACTGCTGCTTTAACATTTTCATTCTTTGCAATTGTCAATTCCTCTGTTGTTACTTACAGTACAGAGTTTGGGGGCAACGAGGAACATAAACATGACAAATATGATTGTGAAATTGATACTTTTGACTGGAAATTTGCTTTGGTGGTTAAAGAATGGAAACATCATAAAGATGAGAAATTCTGTAAAGACACCGATTTGGATTTAGTTTACGAAGGTGACGATGGCCAATTATATCATGGTTGTGATGGAACATATCCATACTCCAAATGTAAACATTGTACTAAtgtttttggtggtggtgacgatgataataaatggGACAATAAATGGAAAGATGACAAAGGGGACGATAAATGGAAAGACAAAAAATGCGATGATAAATGGGATGACAAACACAAAGATGACCATTGCAAAGATGATAACGGGAAAGATGGTAAATGcaaagatgatgataaatgCAAGGACAAAAAATGTGATGATAAATGGGACGGCAATTGCAAAGATGATCACGGGAAAGACGATAAATGCAAGGATGATGGTAAATGGGACGACAAATGCAAGGATAAATGTGATGACAAACACAAAGATGACAACTGTAAAGACGAAAAATGTGATGACAAATGCAAGGATGATGAAAAGTGCCATGATCATTGGAAAGGCGATGATAAATGTGATAAACACCACTGCAAGTATCCATATTGTGAAATCCATAACACTGATTGTGACTTGCTCATTACCTTATGCAATGGTGTCTTGAAAGATAAAAGGGATGCCACTGGTGAAATTGCTGTTAATcatcaattccaattcgACAAACCACCACAAAATGATGCCTTGCACAAGAAAGGGTTCTCTATTGTTCACACTGAAGGAACGTATTATTTG is part of the Candida dubliniensis CD36 chromosome R, complete sequence genome and encodes:
- a CDS encoding covalently-linked cell wall protein, putative (Similar to S. cerevisiae PIR3), with translation MKFSTAALTFSFFAIVNSSVVTYSTEFGGNEEHKHDKYDCEIDTFDWKFALVVKEWKHHKDEKFCKDTDLDLVYEGDDGQLYHGCDGTYPYSKCKHCTNVFGGGDDDNKWDNKWKDDKGDDKWKDKKCDDKWDDKHKDDHCKDDNGKDGKCKDDDKCKDKKCDDKWDGNCKDDHGKDDKCKDDGKWDDKCKDKCDDKHKDDNCKDEKCDDKCKDDEKCHDHWKGDDKCDKHHCKYPYCEIHNTDCDLLITLCNGVLKDKRDATGEIAVNHQFQFDKPPQNDALHKKGFSIVHTEGTYYLALNHQIEFWHCKVDDKGLYKIYDKSIGDQCSKIELIVLKSDEKATNDDCDDDCKKKEKYD